TCAAAAGAAAACTAGCCTACTTTAGGATTGCTACCTCAGGATCAATAAAATAGGAATATatgagattaaaatattaaaatactatctCTTGTGGTGCCTTTTGTCTTCATGCTGTAATGACCCCAAAAATAGGCTAAAGACTGAgtgtttaaagttttagttatgaTCATTTTAGATTGTGTTATGCTAACATCTTGTCTGAGTACACCTATAATATTTCCAAAGTATTAAATCCCATATGTCTTTTTGATCTCTTTTATAGCAAGACCATTGTGATACTGTCTACCGAGAGCATTCAGGTGGTCTGCAAAACTACTTTATTGCCACGAAGCTGGTGCCAACTCGAGACAGAACTATAGGGTTGTTAAGGTGCAAAGTTCCCTCAATCCTTATTGAATCTGCCAAAGAGAATACCCACTGCATCCAGTTTGATTCACAATTCAATTCCATCTGCAGCAGAAAAAAAGCCCAGAATAGACTAGGGGTTTCTTTAGGTGAGGAAGAATAAATCAAGAATTCAAGTCCAGGAGATAAGGAACACAAATCGAAAAGATGGAGAGGAAGGAAAAGAAGCAGCGTGAGCTCATCTTGATTGAACACGGGCCTAATGGCCTGGACTCAATTGGATGAACAATCGGAGAGATCTACCTTAATGTACACAGAGCCATCAATCTCTTTTTTTAACTAGATTACAGCACCCTTTAGGGTTGGTCAGCATGCAGGGGAGAGGACTGCTGCAGACCAAGCAGGACTTCCTGGCATCAAGCTGTAGCATCAGCTATTGTCTGAATACAGCCCTCCCTGCTCTGCGACCCCTCTTCCTATTTCTAATCTACTTTGCAGTACGCCATGTCTCAACTAATGAAATGGCATTAACTTGGACTACAGCCTATCACTAAAACCAAGCACTCACATTGATTCCATATTGACTAAATTTGTCCAGCACTCAGGAGAACGCATATATGGTGCCTGCATTTCTAATAGCTTTGCACtggttttcagattttttatgaaaagtaaaCCAGGGAGGTGGGTTTTAAATATGAAGTATTGactaaatactattttaaatgacTGTAATTACTTTCAGATTGTTAGATAAAGGTGTGTTTAAACTGCACTAAATAATCCTGGTGGTGTTTACCAAGGGATAAATCAAAATATCTGCCGGGTTCATATTTAAGAGCCAATGAATGATCGGTGTAATTAAAAACAGAAGCAACACATTGGAGACATGGTGTCTGAGGTGCTGACAGACTCTGACTCAGTCCATAAAACAAGACCTATAAATTAAGATTCAATTTATTCTGGGTGGAATTTATTGCTTTGGTGATTTAGTGGAGCAACCTCATTTAGGATGATCACATCAGAGGGCTTCTCAGTCTAATTAAATCTGAAGAAAGAGGGGGTATTAGTGCAAAAGTGTAAGCTGTCACCATGCACTGTAGTTTGGTAGAGGAAGAGGTGGAAGAAAGAATTAAACTTAAATCATATTTCAGATTACAAAAAAGATCTTGCTGATAACGTGTCTATATTTAACCAACATTCGTCATGCCtttctgtttctatttaaatCCTTTCTAGGTATATGGATCTTAAGCAGGGttgatgccatatttaatttttcatgaatGAAAAAGCCTACAAGGGATAGACACATTGTCTGTTCAATACTGTCCTATATGAAATACCGTACTTTACTGTCCATAATGTACAGTACTGTCCATTAACTTATATATGGtataataggttaataataatatatagcctacatacccgtagtaatataatataatattgtctAGTCCCTAAATGGAGTAGAACTGTTTATAGACTGGCACCTGCACTTCCTATTCGAGTTTTTTACTGTGCTTTGCTCAAGTACTTTAGCATTTTCACTGCCAGTTACAATTGCTTTATTTTGGCATTCCATGTCCTATTTCAGAATTAGACTAACTACGCATTTGGATCATTTATTGAAGTctcttaattaaaaattattttcctgcTGTTAATCAAATCCCATGTGGATGGTAATACATCCACAGAAAACGTCCTTTAATTTACCACgcaagctaaaattaaaattctgccacCTAAACAAAAGCTGTGGATGGCAAACTACCCCCTCCCCCTCGGCTCTTTCCCTCACTGCCTCATGTGCTCTGTGTCTGTCTATTCTGCAGAGTACATCCAACTCGCCCCAAATACATGCTCACTGTCTGGCGCCGTGACCTAACCAAACGTAACCCTAAGGGTCCTTTGTTAAATACATGGCTTTATCTCATCCGGAAGCGATAGAAAACGTGTGACTACGTCGCTAATGTAAATGGCTAGCACATTAATAATAGTGCGTTATCTCCGCGCGCATCTCTCACTGGACGCTCTTACGTCAGGTGGTGCTGTCCAAGTAATGAAGAGGTGAATCCCCAGTCTACAGTTTTGGGACCTACTTGAGCACCGGCGTTCGAGCGCTTAACCGAGTCAGCGTGGGTTCTCCGTGGCGTTTTGAGTGTCAGTAACTAAACTGACATCTTCTTATCATGCCTGGCAAGAAATGAATCCTGATTCAGCGCTCGGCTCACACAGAATCGCGCGCGGAGAGAACTTTGCTTTGGAACTCTTGTGCGGTGGAAACGGGCACGCGCCACGGCAGCGCGCGAAGGATCAACAACTTTTCCTCAGAAGCAACGCTAGCGTCCTTCCTATGTCGCCTCAAACCCTTCCATGTCACCAATTATTGTTGCTTTAACTGGACGAGAATGTTTCAGAAACCGTGTCTGCTCAAACTCGGGAAAAACATCGTTGGTTAGCCTTAAGAAGCGGataataaatgacttttatgcgCCTCAGACTCGCGTCCTCGCCAGGTGGACTGTGAAGAGACAGAAGAGGAATGTTTATCCGAAATTTATTGCCGCTTAGTTTGGGTTTTTTGCCGTTTTTGTTAAGTCAGTGTTTTCTCTCACTGTTTCTTCCGTTATTTCAGGTGAGTTGGACTGAGCAGTTCAGTCGTTTATAATAATTCGTTGTCAGGTTCAATAACCGAGCGTCGCGGATGCGCACGTGCATAACGTTCGCTGTGTGATTCTCTACTGCTCTGAAATTTATGAATATATCTAGTTATTTAGAtatttacttatgtatttgtATACCTATTTAATGTCAGATACAGTTGGCAactataaaatcataaattacatttatataatttttaatttaatcagtaTGTTTAGATTTAGATCTTTGCTTTCCGTTTCGGAAGATTTAACTTTAATACACACAAAGTAAAATATCCTTGACcatttgtgtgtaatattttgaCATTACACATCTAGTATTTCTACAATGGTATTTGatactaaattttatttaaatagcatcCCCTCCTCTTGGTTCCAGCACCAGCTAAATTCATAGGTACTGAACAATGTTTAGTTCTGGAGACATGGCTTTTGGTCCTTTACTACTGTCCCCCGTGGCAAAGCAGCGCTCTCAAGACTAGGAGAAGTGTTTCCTGGATGGCCTGTTAGGGGGTGGCAGTGTCAGGGTTCACCCCTCGTTACTCCCACTCTTCTGGGGGTCCGAGGCTCTGCGGTGTGGGTGGGTGTTCTCTTTGAGAGACCTCAGCGTCCACACACCCTTCAGTCTCCACTTTAGTGGGAGGGAGCTCCCATTCGCCAGCATGCAGAGAGAAAAATATGAGAGAGTGCTTGTGTTGTTATGATGTTCTCTTCATTGTAAATTCTAAGGGCTATTGCGAAAAATCTCATTTTACTATTGCAGTTTTTGCTGTGCTACACATGGCATGATgatgaaagtgacaaaaactaAATCTAAGTTGTCCTCTGTTCTTATCCCTAGTTTGCAAGAGGGGAGCTCCAGAAATCATGCTCCCGAACCACAGTGGCACCGCTGGAAGGGAGCTGCCAGTTGCCATGCCAGTGTAGGCCCTACCCACCGTTACCCCCTCCACCCCCTCCTCCACCACCCCCAAGGCTTCTGGCTCCAACTGGTGAGTAGTGCTACCCTCTAATGTCTCTGCAGTCTTACTTCATTgttttcagtcacatgactgGTACAGCGACTCGAAGGGCtgaacatccatagaactgcagcccAGGCCTgtcaattttccatctgttttaatctacaaatatttctcaaaagaagaaaaacaaaggt
The sequence above is drawn from the Cyprinus carpio isolate SPL01 chromosome B20, ASM1834038v1, whole genome shotgun sequence genome and encodes:
- the LOC122141019 gene encoding proline-rich membrane anchor 1-like isoform X2 is translated as MFIRNLLPLSLGFLPFLLSQCFLSLFLPLFQFARGELQKSCSRTTVAPLEGSCQLPCQCRPYPPLPPPPPPPPPPRLLAPTVAPSTVSPITPWRREMEILVLGTVSCASVIFLLLTAIICYKAIKRATFKKRARTEVSQM
- the LOC122141019 gene encoding proline-rich membrane anchor 1-like isoform X1 — its product is MFIRNLLPLSLGFLPFLLSQCFLSLFLPLFQFARGELQKSCSRTTVAPLEGSCQLPCQCRPYPPLPPPPPPPPPPRLLAPTVAPSTVSPITPWRREMEILVLGTVSCASVIFLLLTAIICYKAIKRKPLRKEENGTSRGEYAMSSRCKQQVVETNNTGV